A genomic region of Oncorhynchus mykiss isolate Arlee chromosome 16, USDA_OmykA_1.1, whole genome shotgun sequence contains the following coding sequences:
- the LOC110492521 gene encoding E3 ubiquitin-protein ligase RNF114-like isoform X1 has translation MFRYGIRLMNTPSCIERNNRSPKLTAEREEMAMLGSFSSAQQKKNVSGGDRDVTEFLCPVCLEIFDSPVTTHCGHTFCQSCLQACLRPQKPVCAVCRAALGHWAKATDLDALIHTSVAACKGCGAQVGLSQMRGHTAACSKYQEYIEEGVRTTAQTQPNIIGSVPNPFTFCPYCNCPPLSPALCRIASPSPARTVTARTLTRTAWWSTALPSMPGTRATWCVLSVPLCLGETLTTGALTSSSTSRLDTPSLMTPLSTTPQTNTL, from the exons ATGTTTCGCTACGGAAttcgactaatgaatacacccagttGTATTGAACGCAACAATAGGTCCCCCAAATTGACAGCTGAGAGAGAAGAAATGGCGATGCTAGGATCCTTTAGCTCTGCACAGCAGAAGAAAAATGTTTCTGGAGGCGACAGGGACGtgacagagttcctctgcccGGTTTGTCTGGAGATTTTTGATAGCCCTGTCACAACACACTGTGGACATAC gtTTTGTCAAAGTTGTCTGCAGGCGTGCCTGCGGCCCCAAAAGCCAGTGTGTGCCGTGTGCAGGGCAGCACTGGGTCACTGGGCCAAAGCCACTGACCTAGATGCCCTCATACACACCTCTGTGGCGGCCTGCAAGGGCTGCGGAGcacag GTTGGCCTGTCCCAAATGAGAGGTCACACGGCAGCCTGCTCCAAGTACCAGGAGTACATTGAGGAGGGGGTCAGGACCACTGCCCAGACCCAGCCTAACATTATCGG ctctgtgcCCAACCCCTTCACCTTCTGCccctactgtaactgtccccctctgtctccagCCCTTTGCCGAATCGCTTCACCTTCTCCTGCCCGTACTGTAACTGCCAGAACCTTGACCAGGACGGCCTGGTGGAGCACTGCACTTCCCAGCATGCCCGGGACACGCGCCACGTG GTGTGTCCTATCTGTGCCTCTATGCCTTGGGGAGACCCTAACTACAGGAGCGCTGACTTCTTCCAGCACCTCAAGATTAGACACACCTTCTCTTATGACACCTTTGTC GACTACTCCACAGACGAACACACTATGA
- the LOC110492521 gene encoding E3 ubiquitin-protein ligase RNF114-like isoform X2: MFRYGIRLMNTPSCIERNNRSPKLTAEREEMAMLGSFSSAQQKKNVSGGDRDVTEFLCPVCLEIFDSPVTTHCGHTFCQSCLQACLRPQKPVCAVCRAALGHWAKATDLDALIHTSVAACKGCGAQVGLSQMRGHTAACSKYQEYIEEGVRTTAQTQPNIIGPLPNRFTFSCPYCNCQNLDQDGLVEHCTSQHARDTRHVVCPICASMPWGDPNYRSADFFQHLKIRHTFSYDTFVDYSTDEHTMIQEALQRSLMEN, encoded by the exons ATGTTTCGCTACGGAAttcgactaatgaatacacccagttGTATTGAACGCAACAATAGGTCCCCCAAATTGACAGCTGAGAGAGAAGAAATGGCGATGCTAGGATCCTTTAGCTCTGCACAGCAGAAGAAAAATGTTTCTGGAGGCGACAGGGACGtgacagagttcctctgcccGGTTTGTCTGGAGATTTTTGATAGCCCTGTCACAACACACTGTGGACATAC gtTTTGTCAAAGTTGTCTGCAGGCGTGCCTGCGGCCCCAAAAGCCAGTGTGTGCCGTGTGCAGGGCAGCACTGGGTCACTGGGCCAAAGCCACTGACCTAGATGCCCTCATACACACCTCTGTGGCGGCCTGCAAGGGCTGCGGAGcacag GTTGGCCTGTCCCAAATGAGAGGTCACACGGCAGCCTGCTCCAAGTACCAGGAGTACATTGAGGAGGGGGTCAGGACCACTGCCCAGACCCAGCCTAACATTATCGG CCCTTTGCCGAATCGCTTCACCTTCTCCTGCCCGTACTGTAACTGCCAGAACCTTGACCAGGACGGCCTGGTGGAGCACTGCACTTCCCAGCATGCCCGGGACACGCGCCACGTG GTGTGTCCTATCTGTGCCTCTATGCCTTGGGGAGACCCTAACTACAGGAGCGCTGACTTCTTCCAGCACCTCAAGATTAGACACACCTTCTCTTATGACACCTTTGTC GACTACTCCACAGACGAACACACTATGATCCAGGAGGCTCTACAACGCTCCCTCATGGAGAACTGA